A single genomic interval of Thermoanaerobacter uzonensis DSM 18761 harbors:
- a CDS encoding oxaloacetate decarboxylase subunit alpha: MSNKIKITETVLRDAHQSLLATRMSTEEMLPIAEKLDAVGYYSIEAWGGATFDACMRFLDEDPWERLRRLKKRIKNTPLQMLLRGQNLLGYRHYPDDIVERFIEKAVYNGIDIIRIFDALNDVRNLEVAIKTTKKAGAHAQGTLVYTISPVHNIDHYIKVAKELTELGVDSICIKDMSGILTPYIAYELVKSLKDTVNVPIQLHSHYTSGMASMTYLKAIEAGVDIIDTAISPLALGTSQPATETMVAALKGTQYDTGLDMELLSEIASYFKEVKQNHNKEIDLSMVMGVDTDVLIYQVPGGMLSNLISQLKQQNALDKYPEVLKEIPKVREELGYPPLVTPMSQMVGTQAVLNVITGERYKMVPKEVKDYVKGLYGRPPAPISEEIKKKIIGDEEVIDVRPADLLKPQFEAIKEEIKEYYEQEEDVLSYALFPQVAKKFFEYRRAKKYQIDATLLNMEYMTYPV; encoded by the coding sequence ATGAGCAATAAAATTAAAATTACAGAAACTGTATTAAGAGATGCCCATCAGTCACTCTTGGCTACTCGAATGTCGACGGAAGAAATGCTCCCAATTGCAGAAAAATTGGATGCAGTAGGATATTATTCTATTGAAGCGTGGGGAGGAGCTACCTTTGATGCTTGTATGAGATTTCTTGACGAAGACCCTTGGGAAAGATTAAGAAGATTAAAGAAAAGGATAAAAAATACGCCTCTTCAAATGCTTTTGAGAGGACAAAATCTATTAGGATATAGGCATTATCCTGATGATATAGTAGAAAGATTTATTGAGAAGGCTGTTTACAATGGAATAGATATAATAAGAATTTTTGATGCTTTAAATGATGTACGAAATCTTGAAGTTGCTATAAAAACTACTAAAAAAGCAGGAGCTCACGCTCAAGGTACCCTTGTTTATACTATAAGTCCTGTTCACAACATTGACCATTATATTAAAGTAGCAAAAGAGCTGACAGAATTAGGAGTAGATTCCATATGCATAAAAGATATGTCAGGAATATTAACTCCTTATATTGCTTATGAGTTAGTAAAAAGCCTTAAAGATACAGTAAATGTTCCTATACAGTTGCACAGCCATTATACGAGTGGAATGGCTTCTATGACCTATTTAAAAGCAATAGAAGCAGGAGTAGATATAATAGACACTGCTATTTCACCTTTGGCATTAGGAACTTCTCAACCTGCTACGGAAACAATGGTGGCAGCTTTAAAAGGCACTCAATACGATACTGGTTTGGATATGGAGTTATTATCAGAGATTGCTTCATACTTTAAAGAAGTAAAGCAAAATCACAATAAAGAAATAGATTTATCTATGGTTATGGGTGTAGATACAGATGTATTAATTTATCAAGTTCCAGGAGGAATGCTATCAAATTTGATTTCCCAATTGAAACAACAAAATGCTTTAGATAAGTACCCGGAGGTTTTAAAAGAAATTCCTAAAGTCAGAGAAGAATTAGGATACCCACCTCTTGTTACTCCTATGAGTCAGATGGTAGGGACTCAAGCCGTCTTGAATGTAATAACTGGAGAAAGGTATAAAATGGTACCAAAAGAAGTAAAAGATTATGTGAAAGGACTGTATGGTAGACCACCAGCGCCAATTTCAGAAGAAATAAAGAAGAAAATAATAGGAGATGAAGAGGTAATAGATGTTAGACCAGCAGATCTTTTAAAACCGCAATTTGAAGCGATTAAAGAAGAGATTAAAGAGTATTATGAACAAGAAGAAGATGTTTTATCTTATGCTCTTTTCCCACAAGTAGCAAAGAAATTTTTTGAATACAGAAGGGCCAAAAAATATCAAATAGATGCAACTCTTCTTAATATGGAATATATGACATATCCAGTCTGA
- the speB gene encoding agmatinase produces the protein MIEGKYFVDPGKFLGATEDYEKAKVVIVGLPMDYTVSFKAGSRFGPAAIRQASYGLECYSVYLDRRLEDKKFYDLGDLVLPYGNVEKSLDLISKATEDILKSRKKGLFLGGEHLVTYGILKEYLKKYGDNLVILHFDAHTDLREEFFGEAYSHATVMRKVWDIAKGIKMYNFGIRSGEKEEFEFAEKNTHMFLYEVVEPLKGVIDDIKDYPIYISWDIDVVDPAFAPGTGTPEPGGITTKEALEAIHILKDLNVVGMDLVEVSPSHDIAGITSILAAKLIRESILSFF, from the coding sequence ATGATAGAAGGAAAATACTTTGTTGATCCGGGAAAGTTTTTAGGGGCTACTGAAGATTATGAAAAGGCAAAGGTAGTTATAGTAGGTTTGCCTATGGATTACACAGTGAGTTTCAAAGCAGGAAGCCGCTTTGGACCTGCTGCCATAAGGCAAGCCTCTTACGGTTTAGAATGTTATAGTGTGTATTTAGATAGGAGGCTGGAAGATAAGAAATTTTATGATTTAGGAGATTTAGTACTTCCTTATGGGAATGTGGAAAAGAGTTTAGATTTAATCTCAAAAGCTACAGAAGACATTTTGAAAAGTAGAAAAAAAGGATTGTTCTTGGGTGGAGAACATTTAGTGACTTATGGAATTTTAAAAGAGTACTTAAAAAAATATGGGGATAACCTTGTAATCCTTCATTTTGATGCCCATACTGATTTAAGAGAAGAATTTTTTGGTGAGGCATATTCTCACGCTACAGTGATGAGAAAAGTATGGGATATTGCTAAGGGTATTAAAATGTATAATTTTGGGATAAGGTCAGGTGAAAAAGAAGAATTTGAGTTTGCAGAAAAAAATACCCATATGTTTTTGTACGAAGTAGTTGAGCCTTTGAAAGGTGTAATTGATGATATAAAAGATTATCCAATTTATATTAGCTGGGATATAGATGTTGTAGACCCTGCTTTTGCACCAGGCACTGGTACACCAGAACCAGGGGGAATAACTACAAAAGAGGCATTAGAGGCTATTCATATTTTAAAAGATTTAAATGTAGTTGGGATGGATTTGGTGGAAGTCTCGCCTTCTCACGATATAGCTGGTATAACCTCTATTTTAGCAGCTAAACTTATAAGGGAATCTATCCTTTCCTTCTTCTAA
- the speE gene encoding polyamine aminopropyltransferase, with the protein MELWFTENQDENLRFSLKVKETLVVEKTPYQHLAILDTYQFGKVLALDGILQTTEKDEFIYHEMIVHVPLFTHKNPKSVLVVGGGDGGSVREVLKHPSVERVVLAEIDEAVVRNSKKYLPTISQALDDPRVEIMIGDGIKYVNEHKNEFDVVIVDSTDPLGPAVGLFTSDFYKAVYECLKEDGIIVAQTESPFIYGKLINKLSKMFKEIYPITKAYIATIPTYPGSLWTFTMGSKKYDPEEVDINSIPRIDTKYYTPEIHKAAFVLPKFVKDIFDEV; encoded by the coding sequence ATGGAATTATGGTTTACAGAAAATCAAGATGAAAATTTGAGATTTTCTTTGAAAGTTAAGGAAACATTGGTGGTAGAAAAAACTCCTTATCAGCACTTAGCAATACTCGATACATATCAATTTGGAAAAGTATTAGCTTTAGATGGCATACTTCAAACCACTGAAAAAGATGAATTTATATATCATGAGATGATAGTACATGTACCTCTTTTTACTCATAAAAATCCAAAAAGCGTATTAGTTGTTGGAGGGGGAGATGGAGGCTCAGTAAGAGAGGTTTTAAAGCACCCTTCTGTAGAAAGAGTAGTTTTGGCAGAAATTGACGAGGCAGTAGTGAGAAATTCTAAAAAATATCTTCCTACAATAAGTCAGGCATTAGATGACCCAAGAGTAGAAATAATGATTGGAGATGGAATTAAATATGTTAATGAACACAAAAATGAATTTGATGTGGTAATAGTGGATTCTACTGACCCACTTGGGCCAGCTGTAGGGCTTTTTACTTCTGATTTTTATAAAGCCGTATATGAATGCTTGAAAGAAGACGGTATTATTGTGGCTCAGACAGAATCACCTTTTATTTATGGAAAATTGATAAACAAACTCAGCAAAATGTTCAAAGAAATATATCCTATTACAAAAGCATATATAGCAACAATACCGACTTATCCAGGAAGTTTGTGGACTTTTACCATGGGTTCAAAAAAATATGACCCTGAAGAAGTGGACATAAATTCTATTCCAAGAATAGATACTAAATACTATACACCTGAAATTCACAAAGCGGCCTTTGTATTGCCCAAATTTGTGAAGGATATTTTTGATGAGGTGTAA
- a CDS encoding GNAT family N-acetyltransferase, whose amino-acid sequence MFSVKFAKAEDFETIKKIANKCNLNKTLDFLEEIFMIAREDRPFGFISMKVENNNATITNLAILPSHRDKGFENLMVRVVLNHALDMGLENACVNIPFYRDFFCKLGFKEKGDFQIVKLKEFFRE is encoded by the coding sequence ATGTTTTCAGTTAAGTTTGCCAAAGCGGAGGATTTTGAAACTATCAAAAAAATTGCTAATAAGTGTAATTTAAATAAAACTTTAGATTTTTTAGAAGAAATTTTCATGATTGCAAGAGAAGACAGACCTTTTGGTTTTATTTCTATGAAAGTAGAAAATAATAATGCCACAATAACTAATCTGGCAATTTTGCCTTCCCACAGGGATAAAGGGTTTGAAAATTTAATGGTAAGAGTAGTACTTAATCATGCACTAGATATGGGGTTAGAAAATGCTTGTGTCAATATACCTTTTTATAGAGATTTTTTTTGTAAATTAGGTTTTAAAGAAAAAGGCGATTTTCAGATAGTTAAATTAAAAGAGTTTTTTAGAGAGTGA
- a CDS encoding pseudouridine synthase, producing the protein MERLQKYLAECGIASRRKCEEYILQGRVKVNGKVVKELGVKINPDVDIIEFDDKIVRREEKKVYIMLNKPTGYITSVKDQFGRPTVMDLVKVKERIYPVGRLDYDTSGLLLLTNDGEIANILMHPRHEIMKTYIAKIKGIPTQEELERFRNGLLIGDYLTSKAEIEILAVKNRTSVVEIKIHEGKNRQVRRMCEAIGHPVISLTRSKIGELSLEGLKPGEWRYLIQKEIDYLKSLR; encoded by the coding sequence ATGGAAAGGTTGCAAAAATACTTAGCAGAATGTGGAATAGCCTCACGAAGAAAGTGCGAAGAGTATATTTTACAAGGCCGTGTAAAAGTAAATGGAAAAGTAGTAAAAGAGTTGGGAGTAAAAATTAATCCTGATGTTGACATAATTGAATTTGATGATAAAATTGTGAGAAGAGAAGAGAAAAAAGTTTATATTATGTTAAATAAGCCAACAGGATATATTACTTCTGTAAAAGACCAGTTTGGCAGGCCTACAGTGATGGACTTAGTTAAAGTTAAGGAGAGAATATATCCTGTTGGCCGCTTAGATTATGATACATCAGGGCTTTTATTACTCACAAATGATGGGGAGATAGCCAATATCTTAATGCATCCTCGACATGAAATTATGAAGACGTATATTGCAAAAATCAAAGGGATTCCAACACAAGAAGAGTTGGAAAGGTTTAGAAATGGACTTTTGATAGGAGATTATTTGACTTCCAAAGCAGAAATAGAGATTTTAGCAGTTAAAAATAGGACAAGTGTTGTAGAAATAAAAATTCATGAAGGGAAAAATAGACAAGTTAGAAGAATGTGTGAGGCTATTGGACATCCTGTTATTTCTCTTACAAGATCTAAAATTGGTGAGTTATCTTTAGAAGGGTTAAAACCAGGAGAGTGGAGGTATCTGATACAAAAAGAAATAGATTATTTAAAAAGTTTGAGGTGA
- a CDS encoding FAD-dependent oxidoreductase, which yields MVKVVVIGGGWAGCAAALTARKAGAEVVLLEKTDMLLGCGLVGGIMRNNGRYTAAEELIYLGGNELIEITDTAARHVNVNFPGHAHANLYDVTMVEPMIREMLLEKGVTIKLMARATDVVMENSKRIKGIVLADDTIEYGDVFIETTGSTGPMGNCLRYGNGCAMCILRCPSFGPRISISYRAGVEDLLGMRADEVYGAFSGSCKLNKESLSKEIREKLERDGVVVLPVPKEDINMEKLNLKVCQQYALPEYAENVILLDTGYVKLMTPFYPLEKLRKIPGLERARYDDPYSGGKANSVRYLSMAPRDNTMKVIGLENLLCAGEKSGLFTGHTEAMVTGCLAGHNSVRLALGMPLLELPRNLASGDLIAYANESIKTKEGLKKRYTFAGAEYFERMKQLGLYITDTNLIKERVMRNNLLKIYDEKLV from the coding sequence ATGGTTAAGGTTGTTGTAATAGGTGGAGGTTGGGCTGGTTGTGCAGCTGCTTTAACGGCTCGAAAAGCAGGAGCAGAAGTAGTGCTTTTAGAAAAGACTGATATGCTTTTGGGATGCGGACTTGTAGGAGGTATAATGAGAAATAACGGCAGATATACTGCTGCAGAAGAACTTATATATTTAGGAGGAAATGAACTTATTGAAATAACAGACACGGCAGCAAGACATGTAAATGTAAACTTCCCTGGTCATGCTCATGCAAATCTGTATGATGTGACAATGGTAGAACCAATGATTAGAGAGATGTTACTTGAAAAAGGTGTTACTATTAAATTGATGGCGAGGGCTACAGATGTGGTAATGGAAAACAGCAAAAGAATAAAAGGAATAGTTTTAGCAGATGATACTATAGAGTATGGAGATGTTTTTATAGAGACTACTGGTTCAACGGGACCAATGGGTAACTGCCTAAGATATGGAAACGGATGTGCTATGTGTATTTTAAGGTGCCCTTCTTTTGGTCCTCGAATTAGCATAAGTTATAGAGCAGGTGTAGAAGACCTTTTAGGAATGAGGGCAGATGAAGTTTATGGTGCCTTTAGTGGTTCATGTAAATTAAATAAAGAATCTTTAAGCAAAGAGATAAGAGAAAAGTTGGAAAGAGATGGAGTAGTAGTATTGCCTGTGCCTAAAGAAGATATTAACATGGAAAAATTGAATTTGAAGGTGTGTCAACAATATGCATTGCCAGAATACGCAGAAAATGTTATACTATTAGATACTGGTTATGTAAAACTCATGACTCCTTTTTATCCATTAGAAAAACTTAGAAAAATTCCTGGCCTAGAAAGAGCACGTTATGATGACCCCTATTCTGGAGGAAAAGCTAATTCTGTAAGATATTTGTCAATGGCACCGCGAGATAATACAATGAAAGTTATAGGTTTAGAGAATTTATTATGTGCAGGGGAGAAGTCTGGCTTGTTTACTGGGCATACTGAGGCAATGGTGACAGGATGTCTTGCTGGACATAACAGCGTAAGATTAGCTCTTGGCATGCCTCTTTTGGAGTTACCAAGGAATTTAGCTTCTGGTGATTTGATAGCATATGCAAATGAAAGCATAAAGACGAAAGAAGGTTTGAAAAAGAGGTATACTTTTGCAGGGGCAGAATATTTTGAAAGGATGAAACAATTAGGTCTTTATATTACTGATACCAACTTGATAAAAGAAAGGGTCATGAGAAATAATTTATTAAAAATTTATGACGAAAAACTTGTATAA
- a CDS encoding sulfide/dihydroorotate dehydrogenase-like FAD/NAD-binding protein: MANRLECIDAGTDYCPCYLAELNECIVCSQLQGKNFCDCNWRGVCIFQEFVWAGYKAKATRSTIFSKVLKREEINEEIIILTLKVPNKMARDLNEPGSFVFLRGISSPPFFDTPMSVMYADELEGIIKIAIQVSGPKTKLIQKAEEGEEVYLRGPYWNGLLGHRYIKGTHNSKALVVLRGIAQAPGVIVISKLLNNKNKVITIVDKGKVGVNFINDYLKEFNITTIETDLLSEEGQRILKELIKDKEITVVYSGGSDEQHVNILNYLDLYNQEAYLAVSNNNTICCGEGICGSCEVQIGDQKIRTCKVQVDIRKALERKMLHG; encoded by the coding sequence TTGGCAAATAGATTAGAATGCATTGACGCTGGTACTGATTATTGTCCTTGCTATTTGGCTGAATTAAATGAGTGCATAGTATGTTCACAACTTCAGGGGAAAAATTTTTGCGATTGTAATTGGCGAGGAGTTTGTATCTTTCAGGAATTTGTTTGGGCAGGATACAAGGCTAAAGCTACCCGCAGCACGATTTTTTCTAAAGTGTTAAAAAGGGAAGAAATTAATGAAGAAATTATAATTTTGACTCTTAAAGTACCAAATAAGATGGCACGAGACTTGAATGAACCAGGTTCTTTTGTTTTTTTAAGAGGAATTTCAAGTCCACCTTTTTTTGATACTCCAATGTCAGTAATGTATGCAGATGAGCTTGAGGGAATAATCAAGATAGCTATACAAGTAAGCGGTCCAAAGACAAAATTAATTCAAAAAGCCGAGGAAGGAGAAGAGGTCTATTTAAGAGGGCCTTATTGGAATGGACTTTTAGGCCATAGGTATATTAAAGGAACTCACAATTCTAAAGCTTTAGTTGTTTTGAGAGGAATTGCACAAGCTCCAGGGGTAATTGTTATTTCAAAACTACTAAACAACAAAAACAAAGTTATAACTATTGTAGACAAGGGGAAAGTAGGAGTGAATTTTATAAATGACTATTTGAAAGAGTTTAATATAACGACAATTGAAACAGACCTTTTAAGTGAGGAAGGACAAAGAATTTTAAAAGAGTTAATTAAAGACAAAGAAATAACGGTTGTTTACAGTGGAGGTTCTGATGAACAGCATGTGAATATTTTAAATTATTTGGACTTATATAATCAAGAAGCTTATTTAGCAGTTTCGAACAATAATACCATATGCTGTGGTGAAGGAATTTGCGGTAGTTGTGAAGTTCAGATAGGAGACCAAAAAATAAGAACCTGTAAGGTTCAAGTGGATATTAGAAAAGCTTTAGAAAGGAAGATGTTACATGGTTAA
- a CDS encoding D-alanyl-D-alanine carboxypeptidase family protein, with translation MKKFVLYIFILLYFMSSVKVYAESYPSISAKAAIVMDQETGRVLYEKNSHEKLPMASTTKIMTLLVALEKGNLNDIVTVSRRAASVGGSSIWLSPGEKIDMESLLYGLMLNSGNDAATAIAEHIAGSVESFVEIMNQKAKEIGAYNTHFVTPSGLDIGIDDHYTTAYDLALITRYAFRYPKFAEIVSTKEKTIPWEGKKWDRYLRNKNKLLWIYEGADGVKTGFTNKAGRCLVSSATRDGRRFIAVVLNSPPMWEDSMKILDYAFSNYKPYKVLEKGKLIKKVKVEGGKENTVSVVSEKECVIPALEEEKQNVNLEFHFPESVKAPVEKGEKIGYVTVKIGEEKVCDVNCVALKKIEQEDFGYNFQKIIKNWLKVLNPS, from the coding sequence GTGAAAAAATTTGTGCTTTATATATTTATTCTGTTGTATTTTATGTCTTCTGTAAAAGTGTATGCTGAAAGCTATCCTTCTATCTCTGCTAAAGCAGCAATTGTAATGGACCAAGAGACAGGGAGAGTGTTATATGAAAAAAATTCTCATGAAAAGCTGCCAATGGCAAGCACTACAAAAATAATGACTTTATTGGTGGCATTAGAAAAAGGTAATTTAAATGATATTGTAACTGTCAGTAGAAGGGCTGCAAGTGTTGGGGGTTCGTCTATTTGGCTTTCGCCAGGAGAAAAAATTGATATGGAAAGCTTGCTTTATGGACTCATGCTAAACTCAGGGAACGATGCTGCCACAGCTATTGCGGAACATATAGCTGGTAGTGTAGAAAGTTTTGTCGAAATTATGAACCAAAAAGCAAAAGAAATAGGAGCATATAACACCCATTTTGTAACACCTTCTGGTTTAGACATTGGTATTGATGACCATTATACTACTGCTTATGATTTAGCTTTAATAACAAGATATGCTTTTAGATATCCTAAATTTGCAGAGATTGTATCAACAAAAGAAAAGACAATTCCTTGGGAAGGGAAAAAATGGGATAGATATTTGAGGAATAAAAATAAGCTCTTATGGATATACGAAGGAGCTGATGGGGTAAAAACTGGATTTACTAATAAAGCAGGTAGGTGTCTTGTATCTTCTGCTACAAGAGATGGAAGGAGATTTATTGCAGTTGTTTTAAATAGTCCTCCTATGTGGGAAGATTCCATGAAAATATTAGACTATGCTTTTTCAAACTACAAACCCTATAAAGTTTTAGAAAAAGGGAAGTTAATTAAGAAGGTAAAAGTAGAAGGTGGGAAAGAGAATACTGTATCAGTTGTAAGTGAGAAAGAATGTGTTATTCCAGCATTAGAAGAGGAGAAGCAGAATGTGAATTTAGAATTTCATTTCCCCGAAAGTGTCAAAGCTCCTGTTGAAAAGGGTGAAAAAATAGGCTATGTGACAGTAAAAATAGGAGAAGAAAAAGTTTGTGATGTAAATTGTGTAGCCTTAAAGAAGATAGAACAAGAAGATTTTGGTTACAATTTTCAAAAGATAATAAAAAATTGGTTAAAGGTACTAAATCCCTCTTGA
- the ytfJ gene encoding GerW family sporulation protein, whose protein sequence is MSDHPIDALMKTTMESLKDMIDVNTIVGDAVETPDGTIIIPISRVTFGFAAGGGEINLPKNDKKGTEQDSSQSMPFAGGSGAGVSVQPVAFMVVGQGQIRLLPVTQSAMLERIIDLTPKLIEEIQNLFNKGKSTKKVQNPTMNNNADI, encoded by the coding sequence ATGAGTGATCACCCAATCGATGCATTGATGAAAACGACCATGGAAAGCTTAAAAGACATGATAGATGTTAATACAATAGTAGGAGATGCTGTAGAAACTCCTGATGGAACTATAATAATCCCTATCTCTCGTGTGACATTTGGCTTTGCTGCTGGAGGCGGTGAAATTAACTTGCCCAAAAATGACAAAAAAGGTACAGAACAAGATTCATCTCAAAGTATGCCCTTTGCAGGTGGCAGTGGTGCAGGGGTTTCTGTACAACCTGTTGCCTTTATGGTAGTTGGACAAGGGCAAATCAGACTCTTGCCAGTTACTCAAAGTGCTATGCTAGAGAGAATAATAGACTTGACGCCTAAATTGATAGAAGAAATACAAAACTTGTTCAATAAAGGTAAGTCGACAAAGAAGGTACAAAATCCAACAATGAATAACAATGCTGATATTTAA
- a CDS encoding DUF2953 domain-containing protein: protein MKYLSVFFITIIFLILLYFLPLKIKIKANKEEKNISLEIATNIFIVNFLTFKLQKEPEKEELYFKIFGIQILKSTGTKKLERTKKEKKFSTLDVGYKDFFRIIEFLKDVLKDTIVYKFYLNLKIGLGDAAWTAILNGSLWGIIYTALMPIYNNATFTNAPEVYITPYYGQNKLEGNLICIFKITCGNIIINGIKFLGNLKGR from the coding sequence ATGAAATATTTGTCTGTTTTTTTTATAACCATTATTTTTTTGATTTTACTGTATTTTTTGCCTCTTAAAATTAAAATAAAAGCGAATAAAGAGGAGAAAAATATTTCCCTGGAAATAGCAACTAATATATTTATTGTAAATTTTTTAACCTTTAAATTACAGAAAGAGCCTGAAAAAGAGGAATTGTATTTTAAAATTTTTGGCATTCAGATACTTAAAAGTACAGGAACAAAAAAATTAGAGAGAACTAAAAAAGAGAAAAAATTTTCGACTTTAGATGTAGGATATAAAGATTTTTTTAGGATTATAGAATTTTTAAAAGATGTGTTAAAAGATACTATTGTTTATAAATTTTATTTAAATTTAAAAATTGGCTTAGGAGATGCAGCTTGGACTGCTATCTTGAACGGCTCTTTATGGGGAATAATATATACAGCTCTTATGCCGATATATAATAATGCTACTTTTACTAATGCACCGGAGGTTTATATCACACCTTACTATGGTCAGAATAAGTTAGAAGGAAATTTAATTTGCATATTTAAAATAACCTGTGGTAATATTATTATTAATGGAATAAAGTTTTTGGGTAATTTAAAGGGGAGGTGA